ataaaacaataaaatgtccaactaataataaaataacatttgttttacgTGCTGTTTGTTATATTATGGCTTTCTGATcggagaatttatttttaacatgaatatatgtacttaatacaataataattagaaaaatactGTCTTACTTAGTTTTTAACCCGACCTTGTAGCATTCTGATAAGCATGGGCTTTTGAAGCGATGTCCTTGCGCTGCGCTGCGTCATGAAAGCTTCATCTGATGTTTCAAGGGAGATCTTATACTATTACATTAGGAAATACTGTTCTATGGTGGAGAAGACGGCAGAGTTACTGGTGTGAAGACGCAACCCAGAGGGGTGTACGCATAAGGGTTTAACAACGAGTAAGCCGGCGGAGTGTGCCCGAAAATTTGTCCCGGAAACAATCCTTGACGCTGGGCGATTTTCAGACGGGAAGTCAATTGTTTCTTCCACTTCGTTCTGCGATTCTGGAACCATGTCTTTATCTGCACCTCCGTGAGGCCCAAAGCTTTTGACAGTTCCAACCTCTTTGAAACGCTCAAGTATTTGTCAATCTTAAATTCAGCTTCCAATCTCTCAAGTTGTTTCGCACTGTATGCTTGCCGTGGCTTGCGCTCTGGCCCAGCCCGTCGTGGccttctattatttttatcatctataacaaaaacaaacctttgtattaaaaaaaatataaagtcatcGTTTATAAGTTCTGAAAGCGTCCGCTTCCATTCCTCATTTACAAAGTAGCTGCTCTCGCTTAAACAAATACGTAGTAAAGTTTTTTCGAACACTAATCGGAATTATCACAGGCTCTCGTTAAGTGGCTATAAACACAATCAGTCTGTTTGCGGTTCGCCTGCGCAGTTTGACATCTCGCGTGTCAACACCGCATTGTGGTCGATGTATGTGCGATGGCCGTGCTAACCGACTGCTAACTATTTACGTATGCGTTTACGATCATACATATTATTCAGGTCATACTTCAAATAAGGgatgaattaattaaagttcGATACCAAAAAATagtggtgtttttttttgtataatgcaTTACTAcagaaagaaaaaattaaaatgattagaTTTTCTAATTTTAGCCACTTTGCATTCATGTCAAAATTGTGTTACTTCGTAATTTAAGTATTTGCAAACTTCATGTGAACCTAATTAACTACTACAAGTTAAATTCAGGTAAGTTATAAATCCGTTCCTGGATTTTTATGAAGTCTACTAAAATATTGACTGTCACTATTTCCAGGTACGTTCGGCTTGGTGTAAACTCGGTTTCTGAATATAGTTCGATCACAGCGGGGTCCGCGTTAAGGCGATGGACAAACACGAGAGCATTGTTGGTAATTATCGTCGCGGCAGCTGTTTGCCCACACCTCGGTGCGAAGTCGCGACCACCGTCCGTCGGCTGGCGACATTTCGACGAATGTGCCCTCGTACTAATCGCGCGAACCATAACGCTATGTGTGACTAACTTGTTGAACGTTACAATTAGTCAGAACGGTCAACAAACGTGTTAACACCAGTTTTTAAGATTGCGTGCAACACTGAATTAAATATCTTCACagatttacaaattattatcatCTGTTATTGACCACTTCCTGTCGTTATCATCTCGCaaagtgtttattatatttcgtaatacaaataattctcttttttatattggtaatagCCACTTCACACTGTTCGTGTGTTTAATGATAGAGCTAAGTCACGAATGTCAATTTTGAGTGTCGACTTGTAACGAAAACGATGTTATTTATCAAGTTTCGTTTAGATATCGTGACTTGAGGTTTTGTTAGGATTGAGTTTTCAATGACACCCTATAAACTTCGTAGAGTAAAAGAATGTCAAATGTCAACGGTATGTTGTCGTGTCGTACATGAGTTGACATAGAAAGTTTGTGCAAGGCAGACCCCCGGGCTATTCCCGGAAGTTGCACACTCACACTAATTTTATAGCCACCGAAATTCTTCTTAGCTTGTAAACCAACAAACATGTCATGACAAAATTCTTGGTCCTATACAGATTTACGTAAATCTTCATTTGCGTAGTTTATGACAAAAGTATAAATCATGTACGTGATTCATCACAATTCTCtactttataataactttctttGAAGGGAAATCATGCAAAGAGCAACTCAATTTGTACTTAGTTTGACAAAGTTTATTAAGAGAATACAATGTTGACAACCGAACACactaaaatgataaattacttATACGCAAGTTGTTGGAATTGTAATAAGATTTAATGGATAACTATCTGATGGTTCATATTAGAAGGCTGATTGCGTGCAAAAGAAGCGTGCGAAGTGTAACACCGGACGCGTTACGAGGTACGCACGCGATTCTAACACGCATGCggtgtaaataattatattgtaattgcACTCTGATCATTTTTGGGGTGTCACGGACATTATTTCGTTGTTGTGTTGTTATGACACCCAAGATCTCTGAGCTAGTCGCGTTCAATGGTTTTTGACATAATGGAATCCAAGCAATCAATATATCCATCTTAAATGATTTCAGcattttgttgattttaatgGTAGATGGTGCATAAATCACGACTTTAGTGTTTTTGTCTAGAATTTTCACTTGAGGGTGTAATCAAAACAGAAGATATACTTTTCTcttaaaattccaaaaatacacggtgatttttagtcgtcttacaaaaggagcccagttcacgtatccgacgtaaaaaaaaaaaatatatattatttttttatcatcaactaagataataagtacaaagataaattaaacaagaaaaatctaaaataaaatcaaatgataaaaacaccgccgcccgcgcccctcaccattgttacaaggctcggaccgtgctcgcaacagagctgtgtttctaaaaaactacgaatagcatcataatattgaataaaaattgcattttaatttttttcaaatcccataaatacctatttttttaatcatgagcgtgttctagtcattggatacataaaCTGGGCCGCTTTTGTAAGaggactaaaaaatcacggtgtatattgaATCGTTGATTTACAACACGATGGCTTGTGTCTCTGTTTGATGCCACAAATTGATAAATTTCATCTGGGAAGCTAATAAGCTTATTTTGCAAAGTTAACAATGATCATGGAGTTCTAGGACTTGACAAATGGTATAAACAGAACGGATGCGACGGAAAGATACAAAGAAT
This region of Trichoplusia ni isolate ovarian cell line Hi5 chromosome 14, tn1, whole genome shotgun sequence genomic DNA includes:
- the LOC113500814 gene encoding homeobox protein ceh-30-like; translated protein: MALSPPSSDQPVASDTSSNSTKYAVNSVIHGKSKTFLIDSILGNNKNNSSQLVNNLQQHDTDNVEETADEHNVSSTSTCPDLSALSDAGLLAGHAYAHWLSTHQPSAALYDDKNNRRPRRAGPERKPRQAYSAKQLERLEAEFKIDKYLSVSKRLELSKALGLTEVQIKTWFQNRRTKWKKQLTSRLKIAQRQGLFPGQIFGHTPPAYSLLNPYAYTPLGCVFTPVTLPSSPP